The genomic interval gcaatgccaTCTGTCTTTTTTAAAGTATTGCATGCGATCATCCGATAGGAAGTCGGCTACATGTAATATATGTGGAAAGAACCTTACTTACGGGAGGGCTACATCCATGTAAAAGTAAGTAAAACCTGTATAAATTATACGTAAATGAAGGcaaataacaaatactttatattcaaaaagatgaacaagcgatgagaacgatTAGTCAATCTTAATTCGCCAATGTCTGAATTACTTCCAGTGTAAatgaaagtagaattaatgcagatcgctgctaagggtacgataaattcataagatttcgagttgatttgttgatcatttgatgaccgaatattcgttcggaaggttgaccaaatattcgaataccaaaattgctattcgttgccatccctagaaAACAACAACTTTGAATGACAGTCGTTCAATATTATAATgcccagtattgaccactattgcccagtaaaacccgggttttccccAGTATTACCCACTGGGCTGGGCAATATGCTTAAAACCCGGGGTTTTGCCAACCCTCAGGTCAATGACttcatcatcaaacttggcctgtagcgtTATTGTGAGGTCCtctccaaatttgttcaaatgggaccAGTTAGCCACTTTCAGAAGCCACTAGAGCTGAAAAAGGAAATATcttaaaatgacttcttctcatgaactgcttgacaGATCTCAATCAAACTTGATCTGtggcatcattgtaaggtcatatgccaaatttgttcaaaaggaGGCACTTTGGCCTTTTAGAGGTCACTAGAACTAAGTTACATCAGTACACTTCTTTCTTTGAAATGTGAATTTCACTATAATTATCAGTGTCAAGAATTTCTTGCTGTTTTCTgctgaatactttttaaaaaaaaaatttgattagaCTTGTGCTTACTAATCAAGTAGAAATTACTTGTGTACTTTTCTTATTTGCAGTCTGTGAACATGGTGAAGTGAAATATAAGTCCTTAAAGCACAAAAAGAGAAAACACAGGGACAGGCATCTGTCAGAGGAGGTACTGGAACACTTGCAGTTTGATAGTAACAGTAGTCAATGTAAGGGAATTTTTTGTTTTCTACTCTACAAGATTATTTTAAGAATTGCACTATTACACTGTCATAACTTGTTggattcctgagagggtgatatgaaaaatgttctcCTTGAGAATGTCAGTATCAGCCTAAAGGGTTAACTGAGGTCTATATCATATTTCAAGagatgaacattttatatatcaCCCTCTCAAGATTGCGATATTTGTTCTACTTACAAGAAACATTATAGATCCAAACATTGAAAAAAAGTCACTGGGTtaaattatttattgaaataatcaataaaaagtagaatattagtaacaatgaaatgtataaatatgaCATTCAGGTTCATGTactatatagattttattacattataccgtacttctgttttctttgtttttattttgttaatctGTTATTAAAACAATGCTTTATGAGAGAAAGTCAAGTGTATAGTCAGCTTTGATCATTGCAGTGTGTAGTGCAATGCAGTTAGGTGGTATAAAGAAAAAATGACTtgaacagaaaatcaaaatagtggttttgtacatgaaatattaaatttctttgtaATAACTAATGTGATATCGggtgatatgaaaagaaaatatcacttgtgcagaaaaccaaaatagcaCTTTTTCTCATGTGATATTAAAGGTATATTATTCAGATGGAACCAACAGGGAATTTTCTTTGAGCATTTACCTGAGGTATAGTAATAAGACACTTCTGGAAAGGCTTTCTGGTCAATAGTTAGAAGTATTGCCGGAGGTCTGAATGATCAGAGACGTGGTCAAGAGTTTTAACTATTAACCAGTAAGCCATTCATTAAGagttttattatataacattagaaataaaattcttttttttttcaagttttgccTAGCAGTATTTAGTGTTGAACTAAAGACCTTTCAAAGGAGCAAACTATGGATTGTTGATGTAAGGAGTTATGTAATAGTCTTAAAATGTTACGGGACTCCTTACTCCTTTGAAATTACTGGTGGATTGTATGTCTGGTATGAACAGTTGAAATACAACAAGTTTTTAGTTTGGGTAAAGTGAAAACTTCAaagaaaaatgtatgaaaatttatttctattgTCATGTAACAAAACGTCTATTGAATGGCTAGAAGATCAGTAACAGAAAATATTTGCCTTTCAACCTcaggcaattaaaaaaaaaaaaaaaaagaacttgaaGCTTGTTTAAAACTCTCTCCTGAAAAGTTTTGACTATTCACCAGAAAATCATTTTACCAGTGTATATTAGTCACacatttttatcagaattttgcaAAATGCAAATTACAGTATTGAATAGCGATCAACGAAATTGCTTTAAAATATGGATGGTGCAATTCAAGCAGTTTTTTGAAACGATTTTGATTTGATCTCTGTATTCTGATAACATGTTTGTTATGACTGCCATTGAATGTGCATTTTAGGTGTTCTTTACAACTGATGCTACATGTATTTCCTATTTTGTATTTTAGACACCAGAACAAAACAGAAATCAAAAGGACATGTTAAAAACTCTAAAAGTCAACACAAAGTTGAGTGCATGGTTGAAACATCTCACAGTGAATCCAGCACAGGAGCCGATATAAAACATCTACCAACTAGTGACAATGGGGAACTTGAAATATCCAAATCCAGAGAAAAGTCTGCAATAGTGAACTCAGAACAAGTTCTGCGAACAGATAGAAATGATTCAGCTGTGGTAGGAAGTGAATACAAACAAGATGTAGCAGTTAGCAATTTCACCAGAGATACAGCAGATACAGAAACAGAAGAATCACTGGTAAATATTTCTCAGAGTGACGTTTCCTCTCTTGGTTCTACTGAGAAAAAGAAGCGAAATCGACGTAGAAAAAGACGACATAGGTCGTTGTCAAATACACTGACAGGAGATGCCACAGACAAAGCTGTGGATTCTGGTAGTCTAGGTTTAAATGACAGTCATCCAATCTATAAGGGCAGAGAAGTTGATGGAAATGAGAGAGGCCTGTATGGCTCACTTCCTGATAAACTTGAATCTCCTAAGTATTATCGGCATGGATACCGCAACTCCAAAACCTACTCGGTGGAACCtaatcagcatgtaaagtttgggTCAGATTCTGACCCAGAAGAGGTAGAGGAAAGCACACAGCAGTATAATTTCTTGTGTAAGTCAAGGAAGACTCCAAAAACAGTCATTAATAGTGGAACAGAGTTCAGTGAAACTGAAGATGGTGCTCaagataaaatagagaaaactgAAACTGCTGTCAGAGAAGAAACAAAGATTGATGAATCAGTATATGCTCAGAATGATTCTCAGTTTTTGCAAAATGGAACTTGTGAAGACTTGCAACAAAATGAGCAACCATCACAAAATGATAGTTTTACAGCAGTACCCTTTAATTATGCAGATTCATCCGAAGAGAGAAGCAATGACAATACCACAAACAGTAGTTTTGCTAAAGAAACATCACCTGTGACATTAGAAAGAAAGACATTATCAAATGGAGTATCAGTGTTTGTACGACAGAGAGCGAGTCCTGGTTCCCGGTTTAGAGGGTTGTCTAAACAGGAACAGTTGGATACCAAGGTCACAAATGTCTCTACTATATTTGTTGTAAGTAATAATATTACTGATATTAGGACTTTCAATGGCCTCTGTggcggagtggttaaggtagcttaTTTCAGATTACTTGTCTATCActgctgtgggtttgaaacctcacttTAGGTGTAGACTTACTTCCTGTGACgtagccatccagccggcttaaggaaggtcggtggttctactccaTACTTGCTGACACCTGAAATAAAGCctgaaggggcacctgggataTTCCTCGTCCTTTCGAAAGCTGGACAATCCTCATATGATCTAAATTGTGTCAATGTGTCTTGAACCACATAATTTTTTTTCGAAGGACTTGCGAACAAACAAATGAAGGAAATCCAATGTTACAATCAGAATAGTACAAAGACTTAAACTTGACTGTACAATCAAGTTAAAATCGATAGTTAAATCATTGATAATGCAGTCACTACAATTTGATAGGATTCAGATGTTAAATAATAGATAATTGTCTTCCCAGTTGTACATGTAACACTCAGTTTAGAGAAGATCCAGTTagacatttattacattttgcacgTGTTGTGTGTAGACTTTTCCACCAGGGAGCATTAGGTAATTTTGAGACCACTACAATAATTGATActgtcttaattatttattttttaaatgtaaagttttagatatttttgttttgagatAATAACCAGAACTTACTGTATTGAATAATTGTATACAATTGGAATATATTAACAGTAGTTTGGCCTGGGATGTTGTATTTGACTTAAGTGGAATTTGCCAGGCCTCAATAAGTGGAGGCAGACAAGTGCTGAGTGAGAGTCCATCCTGTAAAATCTGTGAGAGCTAATACAACATTCCAGATCAAACTACTGTTGTTTTGACCCATTTTTAGCCCatctgaaccaaaggttcagggtgagctatttgtATAGGTGGATGGTCAGGCATTCATTGTCTTTAGTCCACCAATCACAgtttacatactaaatatcttcTCCTTTGAAATTTCTGGTCATAATTACTGCAGACTTGtcctgtagcatcctggcaaggtctTTTctcttaattttgtttaaattataccTCTTGACCCCATTTAGAgacagctagagctaaaaatagaaacacctttaagTAACTGTTTGGTTTTTAGCACCAAATGAGGGCACTCAGCCCATTTCAGGGGTCCTGAATCTAACaacagaaaaacctttaaaagacaTCTTCtaatgaacagcttgatggatcttcagtAGCATCATTAAAAGGTCTTCTCCCAAATGTTTCCAAATGGTTATCTTGATCCCTTTTAGGAGCCACTAGAgcaaaaaagtagaaaaacctttaatcaatttcttttcatgaaacgATTGATGGATCATAACCAAATTTGCTCTGTAGCATCTctctaaagttgttcaaataattcAGCTTGACTGATTTTAAGGGCTGCCAgcgctaaaaataggaaaacctctAAATGACTTCTAATCTTTAAAACTATCTGatcgatcatcaccaaacttggtctgtagcttcTTTGTAAGATCATCTCTAAAAATTTTGCAAATAGTTCCACTTAACTGATTTTAgggactgccagagctaaaaatagaagaatgtTTAAATATTCTCTCCTCGTGAACCACTTGATTGTCATtgtcaaactttgtctgtagcattctaATAAAATCCTGTTTTAGTCTGTATCTTCCTTGTACGGACCTCGCTCACTTTTATCCAAATGGTTCTGCTTTGCCAATTTTAAGGGCAGAAACAGTAACAAATAAAAAACCCTAATAACTTAATGAACTTCTTAAtgaatgttcatcaaacttgatcagaAGCAAGGTCTAAAGGTCACAGAACTCCTCAGTTGTGTGAATCAGGTCAATTTGAGCCTCTTGATtttacagtttttagctcacctgtcacaaagtgacaaggtgagcttttgtgatcgcgtggtgtccgtcgtccgtgcgtgcgtccgtccgtccgtccgtaaacttttgcttgtgaccactctagaggtcacatttttcgtgggatctttatgaaagttggtcaaatgtctcttgatgatatctagtcaagtcgaaactggtcacgtgccatcaaaaactagtcagtagtctaaagatagaaaaacttgtgactctctagaggccatatattcaagatctcatgaaaattggtcgaatgtCACCTGAGATATCTAGTCAAATTCGAAatggtcacttgccatcaaaaactaggtcagtaggtctaaaatagaaaaaccttgtgacctctctaagccATAATTTCATAAGATCTCATGAAAGTGTCAAAtgtcaccatgatgatatctagtcaagttcaaaagtggtcATGCCATCAAACTAGTCAtgggtcaaaaatagaaaaccttgtgacctctcagaggCCATTTTCTGGACTGTTTGAAGTTGTCTgatttcatcttgatgatatctaggtcaggtttgaaagtgggtcacgtgccttcaaaaagtaggtcaataggtcaaataacgaataaacgttgtgacctctctagaggccatatttttcatgggatctgtatgaaaattggtctgaacgttcatcttgatgatatctaggttaagttcgaaactgggtcaggtgcggtcaaaaactaggtcagtaggtctaaaaatagaaaaaccttgtgacctctctagaggccatatatttcatgagatcttcatgaaaattggtcagaatgttcaccttgatgatatttaggtcaagttcgaaagtgggtcacatgccttcaaaa from Mercenaria mercenaria strain notata chromosome 2, MADL_Memer_1, whole genome shotgun sequence carries:
- the LOC123564235 gene encoding uncharacterized protein LOC123564235, which codes for MAAPTYTARIGLAFDKPDLENSWFLVDFSKHDKIEDVIIEIKNQYFKCVTDCDKAVTLRINNFLLPPNGSSELFRENDVVSVRLETKSENRETLAGKWVHSCIDDSSRQISSSHSLAEDLEDHKRKRKHSETVCEHGEVKYKSLKHKKRKHRDRHLSEEVLEHLQFDSNSSQYTRTKQKSKGHVKNSKSQHKVECMVETSHSESSTGADIKHLPTSDNGELEISKSREKSAIVNSEQVLRTDRNDSAVVGSEYKQDVAVSNFTRDTADTETEESLVNISQSDVSSLGSTEKKKRNRRRKRRHRSLSNTLTGDATDKAVDSGSLGLNDSHPIYKGREVDGNERGLYGSLPDKLESPKYYRHGYRNSKTYSVEPNQHVKFGSDSDPEEVEESTQQYNFLCKSRKTPKTVINSGTEFSETEDGAQDKIEKTETAVREETKIDESVYAQNDSQFLQNGTCEDLQQNEQPSQNDSFTAVPFNYADSSEERSNDNTTNSSFAKETSPVTLERKTLSNGVSVFVRQRASPGSRFRGLSKQEQLDTKVTNVSTIFVTTQEPEFKVPSSPAPRQKLSPKPCLPEVKDSLTGTNNLQGVELSSCKPLVGTPKAGDTIAYKVLEISANCTPEVSDFRIAKVLSIDDNQMLELKNVFKPDNSDKQVTKFHVEIEDDNEILTNTESLADIVTLHLSSLLEPRIVASGQ